In Leifsonia sp. PS1209, the genomic stretch CGGCCTCTCGGTCGTCACCCTGGCCGACCCGGTCGTCTTCGGGCACCCCCACAACGACCCGGTCTCTGTGGTCATCGGCCTCGCCGTGTCGTCGCCGGAGGCGCACGTGACGAGCGTGGCCCAGCTGGCCAACGTGTTCAACGATCCGGAGTCGATCCCCGCCCTCGCGGCGGCTCAGGATGCCGCGGACGTGCAGCGCATCATGGCCGCGAGCGAGCAGGGCGCCGCCTGATGAAGATCGTCGCCATCTGCGGGGCGGGCATCGGCACGTCCGGCATCCTCAAGGTCAACGCGGAGCGCGTGCTGAAGCGGCTCGACATCGACGCGGACGTGACCGCGTCCGACATCGCCGGGCTCGCGAGCGCCGCGTCGAACGCGCAGGTCATCCTGACCTCGCCGGAGCTGGTCGACAAGATCGGCCAGACCAACGCGGACATCGTGGTGGTCGACAACTACTTCGACCTGGACGAGCTCGAACAGAAGCTCGACGAAGCGCTCGGCTGAGCTGCGTCTCTGTCGAGGCGGTCAGGCGTCCGCGGCGACCAGCGCGTCCACCAGCCCGGGGAACCGCGCGTCGAGCTCGGCCCTGCGCAGCTGGATGGCGTGGGTGCGCCCGTCGACGATCGTCAGGGTGACGCCCGCCTCGCGCAGCGCCTTGAAGTGGTGGGACAGCGTGGACTTCTGCACGTCGAAGCCCCATTCGGTCGCGGCCTTGGCGTGCGGTTGCCCGTCGGCGAGCACGCGCACGATCTGCAACCGGATGGGGTCGGCGACGGCGCGCAGCACGTCGACGAGTTCGACATCCTCGATGGCGGGAGCCGGGTAATCCGCCGACATGAGACCGCCCTTCGAAAAATAGTTTGACAATCATCGAACGATAGTCGTATCTTGACCGTATGACGTTCGTCGAACAATCATATCGCAGATCCACTCCCGCGCTGCTGATCCTCGCGCTCGCGCTGTTCGTGGTCGCGACCAACGCCTTCGTGATCGCGGGCCTCCTGCCGCAGATCGCCGACACCCTCGGGGCGACGCCCACCCAGGTGAGCTACTCGATCACTTCCTACTCGCTCGTGGTCGCCATCGCGTCCCCCGCGGTGTCGATCCTGCTTCCGCGCGTCCCGCGCACCATCCTGATGGCCGGCGGCCTTGCGTTCTTCGCGGTCGGAGCCGCCATCGCGGCGGCAGCGCCGGACCTCGCCGTCTTCATCACGGGACGGACGCTCTCCGGGCTGGGAGGGGCCGCCCTCGTGCCCACCGCCACGGCGGCCGCCACCACCTTGGTCAGCCCGCAGCATCGCGGACGGGCGCTCGCGATCGTCGGGGCGGGCTTCACCCTGGCGACAGCGGTCGGCTCGCCGCTCGGCACCGCCCTCGGCGGGCTGGCCGGCTGGCGGCTGCCGCTCTGGTGCCTGGTGGGGCTGGGGGTGCTGCTCTCCATCGCGATCCCGTTCGTCGTCCGCGGGGTGCCGCTGCCCCCTCCGGTGTCTCTGCGACGCCGGATGGCGCCGCTCGGCGACCGCCGCATCCTGGCGCCGCTCGGCACGACGCTGCTGATGGTGGCCGGGTTCAACATCGTCTACATCTTCTCGGCGGCCGTCACCCATGCATCCACGGGCGGCTCCGGCGCCCTCCTGGCCGTGCTCCTGCTCGCGTACGGCGCCGCGGGCGTGCTCGGCAACGTGGTGGCCGGGCCGCTCACCGACCGCTTCGGCAGCCGGGTGGTCGCTGCCGTCGCGCTGGCCGGTCAGTCGGTCGCTCTGATCGTGCTGACGTTCGTCGAGGCCTCGTTCGCCGCATCCATCGTCGTGTTCGCGTTCTGGGGGATCGCCGCGTTCGCCATCGCGATCCCGGTGCAGCACAGGCTCGTGCACGTCGACCCGGCGTCCGCGGCGCTCACCCTGTCCTGGTACTCGACCGCGATGTATTTCGGGATCGCCATCGCACCCCTGATCGGAACGGCGGCGCTGAGCGCCGGTGGGCCGGTCGCCGTGCCCGTCGCGGGCGCCGTGGTCACCGTGCTCGCCCTCGGACTCTTCCTGGTCGGCTACGCCGGGCGGACGAGCGGCGCCGGTGCAGGCGCCGCTCGTCCGGAGACGGCGTCAGAGGGCCGTGAGCTCCCGCATCCCGTCGGCGAGGGCGGCGACGCGGGCGGTCGCGGTCGCGCGGCGCTCGGCGACGGTGCCGTCGGACGATGACGCGTCGATGTAGATCTTGAGCTTCGGCTCCGTGCCGGACGGCCGCACCATCACGCGCGAGCCGTCCGCCAGCAGGATGCGCAGCACGTCGCTCGGCGGGAGGTCGCCGAAACCGTCGATCAGGTCGTCGATCTGCTGCACCGTCACGTCGCCGATGGCGGACGGAGGGGTGGCGCGCAGCGCCGCCATGATGCGGCCGATCTGCGACAGGTCGGTGACCCTGATCGAGATCTGGTCGGAGGCGAAGTAGCCGAACGTCTCGGCGAACTCGTCCAGGTGGTCCGCGATGGTCTTCCCGTCGGCGGCGAGACTGTTGGCCAGGTCGAGGAACGCGGTCGCGGCGGAGATGCCGTCTTTGTCGCGCACGGTCTCCGGGTTCACCAGATAGCCGAGCGCCTCCTCGTAGCCGTAGACCAGGCCGGTGGCGCGGGAGACCCACTTGAAGCCCGTGAGGGTGTTGGCGAAGTCGAGGTGATACTTCTCCGCGACGGCGGCGAGTGCCGGCGACGACACGATGGAGCAGGCCAGCGTGCCGAAGGCGGCCTGGTCCGGTCCTTCTGCGGCCTCCGCCAGCCGGGCGGCGCGCCAGCCGAGGATCGCGCCGACCTCGTTGCCGCTGAGGCGGCGGTAGCCCGCGTCGCTCGATGCGTCGGGGATCGCCACGGCGAGGCGGTCGGCGTCCGGGTCGTTCGCGATCACCAGGTCGGCACCGGATGCGCGGGCGGCCTCGAACGAGAGGTCCATCGCGCCCGGCTCCTCCGGGTTCGGGAAGGCGACGGTCGGGAACGCCGGGTCCGGGTCGATCTGCGCGGTCACCACGGTCGGCTCCGCGAACCCTGCCGCGGCGAACACGTCGCGGGCCGTGCGCCAGCCGACGCCGTGCATCGCGGTGTATGCGAAGGAGACCGCATCCCGGGCAGCAGTAGTGGAGGCGACGGAGGCGGTGGCGTCGATGTACGCGCGCTCGATGTCGTCGGCTCCCACCTCGTAGGCGTCGGAACGCGGCAGGTCGAGCACGCTGCCGGCGGCGACCTCCAGGATGCGCGACTCGATCTCCGCATCCACGGGGGAGACGATCTGCGAGCCGTGGTTCTCGCCGCCCAGGTAGACCTTGTATCCGTTGTCGTTCGGCGGGTTGTGGCTGGCCGTGACCATGACGCCGGCACTCATGTCGAGGTGGCGCACCGCGAACGCGAGCACGGGCGTCGGCAGCAGCCGGGGGAGCAGCACGGCGCGCACGCCTGCTCCCGCCATCAGCTCCGCGGTGTCGCGGGCGAAGACGTCGGAGTTCTTACGCCCGTCGTAGCCGATCACGACGGAGGGGGTCTGCCCGTCCGCGTGGTCGAGCAGGTAGCGGGCGAAACCGGCGGCGGCCTGTGCGACCAGCACCCTGTTCATCCGGTTGGGCCCCGCTGCGATCTCGCCGCGCAGCCCGGCCGTGCCGAAGGCGAGCCTCGCGTCGAAGCGCGAGTGCAGATCGGCGACGGCGTCGGCCGACCCGGCCTGCGCGGCGACGATGAGGTCGTTCAGTTCGTCGCGGGTCTCCGCATCCGGGTCTTGCGCGACCCAGGCCTGCGCCCGCTCGATCAGGTCGTCCGTCTGCACCTCGCTCACAGGGCCTCCACGATCTGGGCGAGGAGGGCGCTGATGACCGGCTCGGCCTCGCGTCCGGCCTCGATGACCTCCTGGTGGCTGAGCGGCGTCTTCTGGATGCCGGCGGCCAGGTTGGTGATGAGCGACATACCCAGGATCTCCATCCCGGACTGTCGTGCGGCGATGGCTTCGAGCGCGGTGGACATGCCGACGATGTGGCCGCCGACGGTCTTGGCCATCTGCACCTCGGCCGGGGTCTCGTAGTGCGGGCCGCGGAACTGGGTGTACACGCCCTCGTCGAGGCTCGGGTCGATGGTCTTCGCGAGCTCGCGCAGCCGCTTGGAGTAGAGGTCGGTGAGGTCGATGAACGTCGCGCCCTCGAGCGGCGAGTCTGCGGTGAGGTTGATGTGGTCGCTGATCAGCACCGGCGTTCCCGGCTTCCAGTGCTCCTTGATGCCGCCGGCGCCGTTCGTCAGGATCATCGTCTGCACACCGGCAGCAGCTGCGGTGCGCACGCTGTGCACGACCCTGCGGACGCCGTGGCCCTCGTAGTAGTGCGTGCGCGCACCGATGACCAGGGCGCGCTTGCCGTTCGGCAGCAGGACGGAACGCAGTGTGCCGACGTGGCCTTCCAGCGCCGGCTTGCCGAAGCCGACGATCTCGGTGGCGGGGATGGTGGCGGTCGTCTCACCGATGAGGTCGGCCGCTTTGCCCCAGCCGCTGCCCAGTGTCAGTGCGATGTCGTGCTGTGCGACGCCGGTCTTCTCTGCAAGCTGCTCTGCCGCGAGCCTGGCGACCTCGAACGGGTCGGTGGCCGGGTCGTCGAGCGGGTTCGTGATGGATTCAGGCATGAGCCAACTCTACTGAGCGGGCCGCGAGCGCACAGGAAGAGCCCGGGTGCGCATCCGTGCGCCAGGATACGAGAGAATAGAGGTCATGGCCTATGAATTCGAGCGCAAGCAGAGGATCGCTGTACTCGGGGGTGGGCCTGGCGGGTACGAAGCAGCCCTCGCCGGTGCCCAGCTCGGTGCAGACGTGACCCTGGTGGAGCGCACAGGCGTCGGCGGATCCGCCGTCATCACCGACGTCGTCCCGTCGAAGAGCCTCATCGCGACGGCGGAGGCGGCCAACGCCATCGGAGAGGCCGCCGACCTCGGCGTCCAGTTCTTCACCCGCGGAGAGACCGGCAAGCCGGTGCGTCCGGAGGTCGCGGTGAACCTCGCCGCCGTCAACAAGCGGCTGGTAGGCCTCGCCAGACAGCAGTCGGAGGACATGCGTGCGGAGCTCGTGCGCGCCGGTGTGCGCATCGTCTCCGGCCAGGGCAGGCTCGACGGGTCGAGCGCGATCATCGTCTCGACCGCGAGCGGCGCGGCGGGCACGGATTTCGACAGGATCGAGGCGGACACGTTCGTCGTCTCCGTCGGTGCGAGCCCGCGCATCCTGCCGTCCGCTGTGCCGGACGGGGAGCGCATCCTGACCTGGACGCAGCTGTACGACCTCGACCGCATCCCGGAGCACCTGATCGTGGTCGGTTCCGGTGTGACCGGCGCCGAGTTCGCCTCCGCGTACACGGCCCTCGGCTCGAAGGTCACCCTCATCTCCAGCCGTGACCAGGTGCTGCCCGGCGAGGACGCCGACGCCGCGAGGGTCATCGAGAACGTCTTCAAACGCAATGGGATGCAGGTGCTCTCCAAGTCCCGTGCGGAGTCGATCGTTCGCACGGAGGACGGCGTCGTCGCGACGCTCTCCGACGGCAGGACCGTCGAGGGGAGCCACTGCCTGATGGCGGTCGGCTCCGTGCCGAACACCCGGGGGATCGGGCTCGAAGAGGCCGGCGTGCAGCTCACCGAATCCGGGCACATCCGGGTCAACAGGGTGGCGCGCACGTCCATCCCGAACATCTACGCCGCCGGAGACTGCTCCGACCTGATGCCGCTCGCGTCGGTCGCGTCGATGCAGGGGAGGACCGCGGTCTTCCACGCGATGGGTGATGCGGTCAACCCGTTCGAGCTGCGCAACGTCACCTCCAACATCTTCACCCAGCCGGAGATCGCGACGGTCGGCTGGAACCAGAAGCAGATCGAGGAGGGCATCGCGCAGGGCGACATCTACAAGCTGCCGCTCAAGTCGAACCCGCGCGCCAAGATGCTCGGCATCAAGGACGGCTTCGTGAAGCTGTTCGCCCGCACCGGATCCGGCACCGTGATCGGCGGCGTGATCGTCGCCCCGCGCGCCTCCGAGCTGATCTTCCCGCTCGCGCTCGCCGTGGAGCACCGCCTCACCGTCGACCAGGTGGCGCGGGCGTTCACGGTCTACCCGTCGCTGTCCGGCTCCATCTCGGACGCCGCCAGGGCGATGCACATCGTGCTCTGACCCCCACCTTCGCGGTAGGGTCGCGGGGTGGAAATCCTCCTCGTGATCGTCCTGGTGCTGCTGGCCATCGCCGGCGCGACGACGCTCGGGCCGAAGCTCGGCGTGGCTGCTCCGCTCGTGCTCGTGGTGCTCGGCATCGGGGTCAGCTTCCTGCCGTTCGTCCCGCCGCTGACGATCGAGCCGGAGTGGATCATCGCGGGCGTCCTGCCCCCTCTGCTTTATTCGGCGTCGGTGTCGATGCCCGCGATGGAGTTCCGGCGCGAGTTCACCGCGATCGGCGGGCTGTCGGTCCTGCTGGTGATCGTCAGCTCGGTCATCCTCGGCCTGTTCTTCGCCTGGGTGATCCCCGGCATCGGCATCGCGTGGGGCATCGCCCTCGGCGCGATCGTGAGCCCGACGGATGCGGTGGCGACCTCCATCGTGAAACGCTCGGGGGTCTCGCCGAGGGTCGTGGCGATCCTGGAGGGGGAGAGCCTGCTGAACGACGCGAGCGCTCTGGTGCTGCTGCGGACCGCCATCGCCGCGGCGGCTGCGTCGTTCTCGCTCGGCGGGTTCATCGGATCGTTCGCGTACTCGGTGGCGGTGGCGGTGGTGCTCGGCTGGGCGGTCGGGCGGCTGAACCTGATCGTGCGGGCGAAGGTCACGGACGCGACAGTGAACACGGTGCTGTCGTTCACCGTGCCGTTCCTCGCATCCATCCCGGCTGAGGCGCTCGGCGCATCCGGTCTGGTGGCCGCCGTCGTGGCCGGGCTGATCACCGGCAGGCGCGCTCCCCGGGTGCTCTCCCCGCAGCACAGGCTCTCCGACGCCCAGAACTGGCGGACGGTCGAGCTGGTGCTCGAAGGGCTCGTGTTCCTCACGATGGGCCTGGAGCTCTTCGGCATCGTCACCGACGTGCAGAACGATCACGCCGGCTTCCTGCCCGCTGTGCTCGTCGGGCTGGGCGCGCTCCTGCTCACCGTCCTGGTGCGCGCGGCATACGTCGCCCCGCTGCTGGCGAGCCTGTCCCGCCGGGCCAGACGCGGCGAGAAGATGCGGCCGAGGATCGAGAGCATGCAGGGCAGCCTCACCGATCCAGAATCCGCGACGACGGCGCTCGCCAAACGCGGAGGCCCAGGCGCCAACCGCCAGCTGAGCGCGGCGGACGTCGGACGGTTCGCCACCAGGCTGCGCCGCACGATCGCGGACATCGACTACTTCAAGGCGGCACCCCTCGGCTGGCGGGAGGGCTCGATCGTCGTCTGGGCCGGGATGCGCGGGGCGGTCACGGTCGCGGCGGCGCAGACCCTGCCGCACGACGGCACCCCGAGCCGTTCCCTGCTGGTGCTCATCGCGTTCATCGTCGCTGCCGCCTCCCTGCTCATCCAGGGCGGGACGCTCGGCTGGGTGGTGCGCCTGGTGAAGCCGGCGCCGGTCGACGAGCAGCTGGAGCGCGAGGAGGAGATCCGCCGGATGACGCTGCTCAGGGATGCGGCGGAGACGGTGCCCCTGACCGCGCCGCTCGAACGCACCCCGGAGGCGTTCCTGGCCCAGAAGAAGGCGAGGCTCGACCGCATCCAGGCCCAGCGCAGCGCCCTCCTCGACGCCCGAGACGACGGCGCCTTCAGCGCCGACCTGCTCCTGAACGCCCTCAACAACCTCGACGCCGACCAGATCAGCATCGAGCTGAAAGGCGACCCGGTCGCCTGAGCTAGGCCGTCCCCCGCCCACCCCCACCCCCGCCGCTCCCAGGCCTCCGTTCGAGCGGAGATCACGCCCCACCCGGCCGAAAACTCCGCTGTTGCGGACTTTCCAGCGGCGTGTCGCTCGTCCCTTCCGGTTCAACACATCCGGCCCTTTTCCACAGATTGCCGGATGCGCCCGCGTCGCGCTCACCGTGCATCCACACTCGATGCATGCACACCTGGAATCTCAAGGAACTCGGCGGGATCGCGTCGCGGTCACAGCTCGCAGCGGCGGGCGCGTGGCCGCCTGAACTGACGCGTGCCGTGCGCGACGGAACGCTCGTGCGGGTTCGGCGGGGCCTATACGCCCTCCCGAACGCGCGCGGGCCCGCACTCGACGCCGCTCGCCGGGGCGGTCGCCTCAGTTGCGTCTCCGCGGCCAGAACCTACGGGTGGTGGGGAGGAATGGATGCGCGCACGCACCTCCGGGTTCCACCCACCGCGCATCTCACCGAGCCACGGTCGCCGTCCTGCGTGGTGCACTGGGCGGAGTCGCAACCCTGCCGCGACGTCTGGAGGGTGTCGAAAGCAGACTGCCTTCGGAGCGTCGTCCGCTGTGCAGACCAGGAGACGGCGATCGCTGTGCTCGACACGGCCTTGTCGGACGGAGCCGTGCGGATGCACGATTTGGTCGAGATATTCGCGGGCGAGCCGTCACGCTCGCGGGCGACGGCGCTCCTCGCTCGGCCGGGCTCGGATTCCGGGGTGGAGTCGATCGCCAGGCAGCGGCTGACGGCTGCCGGCTACACCGTCGAGCAGCAGATTCCCGTGCCTGGTGTCGGCAGAGTGGATCTGCGGGTGGACGGCTGGCTGTTCATCGAGCTCGACGGTTTCGAGTACCACCGCGATCGGGATGCGTTCGAGCGGGACCGAGCGCGGGACCTGGGACTCGCCGTGCTCGGCGCGGGCAGGTTGCGGTTCTCCGCCAAGCAGGTGCTCTCCGAGTGGGATTCGGTGCTGGACGGCATCCGGGCTGTCGTTCGGCAGGAGATGTCGCGAGACACGCCGATGGCTCGTCCGTTCGGGCGGAGAACGCAGCGTAAGGCTGCTGGTTTTCCGTTCGAGCGGAGCGCTGAGGGCAGGGGCGCTGGTCCTCCGTTCGAGCGGAAGGAGGACCAGCCCCACGAGCCTCAGACGATGTTGAGCAGGAGGTGGCCGGAGGAGACCGTCTCGCCGACGGCGGCGTTGATACCGGCCACGGTGCCGTCTTTGTGAGCGGTGAGCGGCTGCTCCATCTTCATGGCCTCGAGCACCAGCACGAGATCGCCCTTGACGACCTCGTCGCCGTCGGAGACCGCGAGCTTGACCACTGTCGCCTGCATCGGCGCGGTCACCGAGTCGCCGGTCGCGGTGTCGACGGCGTGCGCTCCGCCGCGGCGGCGAGGGGCAGGGCTGGTTGCGCCCGTGTCCGCTCCTCCGGTGAGGAGCTTCGCGGGGAGGGAGACCTCGATGCGCTTGCCCTCGACCTCGACCACGACGTTGCTGCGGCGCTCTGCGGGGGCCGCGTCACCGAGCTCGCCCGACCAGGGAGCGATGTCGCCCTGCCAGTCCGTCTCGATCCAGCGGGTGTAGATGGAGAACGGCTCGCCGTCCTGCGGTGCGAACGCGGGGTCGCGGACGATGGCGCGGTGGAACGGGAGCACGGTCGGCAGACCGGCGACCTCGAACTCGTCGAGGGCGCGGCGGGAGCGTTCGAGTGCTTCCTCGCGGCTCGCGCCGGTGACGATCAGCTTGGCGAGCATCGAGTCGAACGAGCCGCTGATCACGTCGCCGGCCTGGATGCCGCTGTCGACGCGGACGCCGGGGCCGCCCGGCGCCTTGAAGACGTGCACGGGGCCGGGCGACGGGATGAAGCCACGGCCGGCGTCCTCGCCGTTGATGCGGAACTCGAACGAGTGGCCGCGGGCGATCGGGTCGTCGTAGTCGAGTTCTCCGCCCTCGGCGATGCGGAACTGCTCGCGCACCAGGTCGATCCCGGTGACCTCTTCGGAGACCGGGTGCTCGACCTGCAGGCGGGTGTTCACCTCGAGGAAGGAGACCGTGCCGTCCTTGCCGATCAGGAACTCGCAGGTGCCGGCGCCCTGGTAGCCGACCTCCTTCAGGATGGCCTTGGATGCGCTGTAGAGCTGGTCGGTCTGCTCCTGCGTGAGGAACGGAGCCGGTGCCTCCTCGACGAGCTTCTGGTGCCTGCGCTGCAGGGAGCAGTCGCGCGTGGAGACGACGACCACATTGCCGTACGCGTCCGCGAGGCACTGCGTCTCGACGTGACGCGGCTGGTCGAGGTACTTCTCGACGAAGCACTCGCCGCGGCCGAACGCCGCGATGGCCTCGCGGGTCGCGGACTCGAAGAGCTCGGCGACCTCGTCGCGGGTGCGGGCGACCTTGAGGCCGCGTCCACCGCCGCCGAAGGCCGCCTTGATGGCGACCGGCAGACCGTGGATGTCGACGAAGTCGAGCACTTCGGAGGCGTCGGCGACCGGGTTCAGGGTGCCGGGAGCGAGCGGGGCGCCGACCTTCTCGGCCACGTGGCGGGCGGAGACCTTGTCGCCGAGGCGCTCGATCGCATCCGGGGACGGGCCGATCCAGGTCAGGCCGGCCGCGATGACGGCGCGGGCGAACTCGGCGTTCTCCGCGAGGAAGCCGTAGCCGGGGTGCACAGCGTCTGCGCCGGACCTGCGGGCGATGGAGAGCAGCTTGTCGATGACCAGGTACGTCTCCGCGCTGGTCGTGCCGTCGAGCGCGTACGCCTCGTCGGCGAGCCGGACGTGCATGGCGTCTCTGTCCTGGTCGGCGTAGACCGCGACAGACGCGATACCGCTGTCCTTCGCTGCGCGAACGACCCGGACGGCGATCTCGCCCCGGTTGGCGATGAGGACCTTGGTGATACGTGGCACAGTTTCCTAGCCTATTGCTCAGTCGGGGGAGCCTTTTGGGCGATCCCCACAAAAATGGTCGGGTCGGACGTGAGGTTGACTACAGTCGCCGGTTCCACAGGTCGGGCCAGTTCACGCCCAGCTCGACGAACAGTTCCCGCAGGGTGGAGAGGGAGAGCCCCACCACCGTACTCGGGTCGCCGTCGACCCTGGTGATGAACGGGCCGCCGAGGCTGTCGATCGTGAACGCTCCGGCCACCTCCAGCGGCTCGCCCGAAGCGATGTACGCGTCGATCTCGACGTCGGTGACGTCGGCGAAGGTCACGGAGGCGACCGCCGTGCGGCCGACGGCCTGGTTCTCGATGCCGTTCCTGTGGTCGATCAGCCAGTGGCCGGAGTGCAGACTGCCCGTGCGGCCGCGCTGCGCCAGCCAGCGGGTGCGTGCCGTCTCCGGCAGGTGCGGCTTGCCGTGGATCGCCCCGTCGAGCTCGAACGCGGAGTCCCCGCCGAGGATGAAGCCGTCGATGGGCTCGCCGTTCAGGTCGCCCCGCACCGCCTCGGCCTTGAGGCGGGCGAGCAGGTGCACCATCGCCTCCGGGGTCAGCGGGCCGTGCTCGGCCTCGGCGGCGAGGACGGCGGCGGGCTCGTCCACGTGCGACGGGACGACGATCGGCTCGATCCCCGCTGCGCGGAGCAGTGCGAGCCTGGCTGGTGAGGTTGATGCCAAGTAGAGGCGCATGGGTTCCTGTGGGATGCTCGACGGATGCCCCAGTTCGATGAGGTCGACCTCGACATTACCAACGTCGCCCACGGCGGCGTCTTCGTCGCCCGCCACGAAGGCCGCGTCGTCTTCGTGCCGGACACCCTTCCCGGTGAGCGCATCCGGGCCAGGATCACCGATCAGAAGCACGACAGCTTCTGGCGTGCGGAGACGCTCGAGGTGATCGAGGCCGCCCCCGAACGGCAGGAGCACGTCTGGGAGGCGGCGTCCATCCACCGCGAGCCGGGCAACAGGGCAGGAGGCGCCGAGTTCGGCCACATCAGGCTCGATCACCAGCGCGAGCTCAAGCGCCAGGTGATCGCGGACGCGATGCAGCGCATGGCGAAACTCGACACCGACGTGGTGGTCGAGCCTGTCGCCGGCGAGACCGCCGACGGCACGGGATGGCGCACCCGCGTCCGCCTTCAGGTCGACCGTTCCGGCGCCGTCGGGCCGTACGCC encodes the following:
- a CDS encoding PTS sugar transporter subunit IIA: MPLPPLPDSAITIGAHASDWREAVELAGAALAASGATQESYAERMIQVIDEFGAYIVIAPGLALAHARPGPDVLADGLSVVTLADPVVFGHPHNDPVSVVIGLAVSSPEAHVTSVAQLANVFNDPESIPALAAAQDAADVQRIMAASEQGAA
- a CDS encoding PTS sugar transporter subunit IIB — encoded protein: MKIVAICGAGIGTSGILKVNAERVLKRLDIDADVTASDIAGLASAASNAQVILTSPELVDKIGQTNADIVVVDNYFDLDELEQKLDEALG
- a CDS encoding helix-turn-helix transcriptional regulator translates to MSADYPAPAIEDVELVDVLRAVADPIRLQIVRVLADGQPHAKAATEWGFDVQKSTLSHHFKALREAGVTLTIVDGRTHAIQLRRAELDARFPGLVDALVAADA
- a CDS encoding MFS transporter, with protein sequence MTFVEQSYRRSTPALLILALALFVVATNAFVIAGLLPQIADTLGATPTQVSYSITSYSLVVAIASPAVSILLPRVPRTILMAGGLAFFAVGAAIAAAAPDLAVFITGRTLSGLGGAALVPTATAAATTLVSPQHRGRALAIVGAGFTLATAVGSPLGTALGGLAGWRLPLWCLVGLGVLLSIAIPFVVRGVPLPPPVSLRRRMAPLGDRRILAPLGTTLLMVAGFNIVYIFSAAVTHASTGGSGALLAVLLLAYGAAGVLGNVVAGPLTDRFGSRVVAAVALAGQSVALIVLTFVEASFAASIVVFAFWGIAAFAIAIPVQHRLVHVDPASAALTLSWYSTAMYFGIAIAPLIGTAALSAGGPVAVPVAGAVVTVLALGLFLVGYAGRTSGAGAGAARPETASEGRELPHPVGEGGDAGGRGRAALGDGAVGR
- a CDS encoding phospho-sugar mutase, whose protein sequence is MQTDDLIERAQAWVAQDPDAETRDELNDLIVAAQAGSADAVADLHSRFDARLAFGTAGLRGEIAAGPNRMNRVLVAQAAAGFARYLLDHADGQTPSVVIGYDGRKNSDVFARDTAELMAGAGVRAVLLPRLLPTPVLAFAVRHLDMSAGVMVTASHNPPNDNGYKVYLGGENHGSQIVSPVDAEIESRILEVAAGSVLDLPRSDAYEVGADDIERAYIDATASVASTTAARDAVSFAYTAMHGVGWRTARDVFAAAGFAEPTVVTAQIDPDPAFPTVAFPNPEEPGAMDLSFEAARASGADLVIANDPDADRLAVAIPDASSDAGYRRLSGNEVGAILGWRAARLAEAAEGPDQAAFGTLACSIVSSPALAAVAEKYHLDFANTLTGFKWVSRATGLVYGYEEALGYLVNPETVRDKDGISAATAFLDLANSLAADGKTIADHLDEFAETFGYFASDQISIRVTDLSQIGRIMAALRATPPSAIGDVTVQQIDDLIDGFGDLPPSDVLRILLADGSRVMVRPSGTEPKLKIYIDASSSDGTVAERRATATARVAALADGMRELTAL
- a CDS encoding purine-nucleoside phosphorylase; amino-acid sequence: MPESITNPLDDPATDPFEVARLAAEQLAEKTGVAQHDIALTLGSGWGKAADLIGETTATIPATEIVGFGKPALEGHVGTLRSVLLPNGKRALVIGARTHYYEGHGVRRVVHSVRTAAAAGVQTMILTNGAGGIKEHWKPGTPVLISDHINLTADSPLEGATFIDLTDLYSKRLRELAKTIDPSLDEGVYTQFRGPHYETPAEVQMAKTVGGHIVGMSTALEAIAARQSGMEILGMSLITNLAAGIQKTPLSHQEVIEAGREAEPVISALLAQIVEAL
- a CDS encoding NAD(P)H-quinone dehydrogenase, which encodes MAYEFERKQRIAVLGGGPGGYEAALAGAQLGADVTLVERTGVGGSAVITDVVPSKSLIATAEAANAIGEAADLGVQFFTRGETGKPVRPEVAVNLAAVNKRLVGLARQQSEDMRAELVRAGVRIVSGQGRLDGSSAIIVSTASGAAGTDFDRIEADTFVVSVGASPRILPSAVPDGERILTWTQLYDLDRIPEHLIVVGSGVTGAEFASAYTALGSKVTLISSRDQVLPGEDADAARVIENVFKRNGMQVLSKSRAESIVRTEDGVVATLSDGRTVEGSHCLMAVGSVPNTRGIGLEEAGVQLTESGHIRVNRVARTSIPNIYAAGDCSDLMPLASVASMQGRTAVFHAMGDAVNPFELRNVTSNIFTQPEIATVGWNQKQIEEGIAQGDIYKLPLKSNPRAKMLGIKDGFVKLFARTGSGTVIGGVIVAPRASELIFPLALAVEHRLTVDQVARAFTVYPSLSGSISDAARAMHIVL
- a CDS encoding sodium:proton antiporter, whose protein sequence is MEILLVIVLVLLAIAGATTLGPKLGVAAPLVLVVLGIGVSFLPFVPPLTIEPEWIIAGVLPPLLYSASVSMPAMEFRREFTAIGGLSVLLVIVSSVILGLFFAWVIPGIGIAWGIALGAIVSPTDAVATSIVKRSGVSPRVVAILEGESLLNDASALVLLRTAIAAAAASFSLGGFIGSFAYSVAVAVVLGWAVGRLNLIVRAKVTDATVNTVLSFTVPFLASIPAEALGASGLVAAVVAGLITGRRAPRVLSPQHRLSDAQNWRTVELVLEGLVFLTMGLELFGIVTDVQNDHAGFLPAVLVGLGALLLTVLVRAAYVAPLLASLSRRARRGEKMRPRIESMQGSLTDPESATTALAKRGGPGANRQLSAADVGRFATRLRRTIADIDYFKAAPLGWREGSIVVWAGMRGAVTVAAAQTLPHDGTPSRSLLVLIAFIVAAASLLIQGGTLGWVVRLVKPAPVDEQLEREEEIRRMTLLRDAAETVPLTAPLERTPEAFLAQKKARLDRIQAQRSALLDARDDGAFSADLLLNALNNLDADQISIELKGDPVA
- a CDS encoding type IV toxin-antitoxin system AbiEi family antitoxin domain-containing protein; the encoded protein is MHTWNLKELGGIASRSQLAAAGAWPPELTRAVRDGTLVRVRRGLYALPNARGPALDAARRGGRLSCVSAARTYGWWGGMDARTHLRVPPTAHLTEPRSPSCVVHWAESQPCRDVWRVSKADCLRSVVRCADQETAIAVLDTALSDGAVRMHDLVEIFAGEPSRSRATALLARPGSDSGVESIARQRLTAAGYTVEQQIPVPGVGRVDLRVDGWLFIELDGFEYHRDRDAFERDRARDLGLAVLGAGRLRFSAKQVLSEWDSVLDGIRAVVRQEMSRDTPMARPFGRRTQRKAAGFPFERSAEGRGAGPPFERKEDQPHEPQTMLSRRWPEETVSPTAALIPATVPSL